The proteins below come from a single Halobacillus salinarum genomic window:
- a CDS encoding Crp/Fnr family transcriptional regulator, whose product MKDVLIQYMKRFSDLSESELVKLTEDVPVAAFKKGTILLHQGDVPHKCYFVLQGCVRQYAVDANGNENTYNFFTEEQSVTIFNQHTPDKVSPYSLSCLEDCTLVAGDLSTEQEAYDMHPVLEAMTRKMIQADMGAMRDDFSSFISSTPEERYQALMAKRPDLVDRVPQYQLASYLGIKPESLSRIKKRSAASHLRIVD is encoded by the coding sequence GTGAAAGATGTTCTAATCCAGTATATGAAACGTTTTTCCGACCTCAGTGAATCAGAATTAGTAAAACTGACAGAAGATGTTCCAGTTGCTGCTTTTAAGAAAGGAACGATCCTTTTACATCAAGGAGATGTTCCCCATAAATGCTATTTTGTTTTACAAGGGTGTGTCCGGCAGTACGCTGTCGATGCAAATGGAAATGAGAATACTTATAATTTCTTTACGGAAGAGCAAAGTGTAACGATCTTTAATCAGCATACTCCTGATAAAGTTTCTCCATATTCTCTTAGCTGTTTGGAAGACTGTACACTGGTTGCAGGTGATTTGTCTACAGAACAGGAAGCTTACGACATGCATCCGGTGTTAGAAGCGATGACTCGCAAAATGATTCAAGCAGATATGGGTGCTATGAGGGATGATTTCTCCTCTTTTATCTCTTCGACACCAGAAGAGCGATATCAAGCCTTGATGGCAAAAAGACCAGATTTAGTTGATCGTGTTCCCCAGTACCAACTCGCAAGCTACCTTGGAATTAAGCCGGAATCTTTAAGCCGTATTAAGAAACGGTCAGCAGCCAGCCACCTCAGGATTGTTGATTAG
- the betA gene encoding choline dehydrogenase → MSEAYDIVVIGAGSAGSILGDRLSEDGKKSVLVLEAGRKDYAWDLLIQMPAALPFPAGKSLYDWKYESDPEPYMNGRRIKHARGKVLGGSSSINGMIYQRGNPKDYERWGADEGMDTWNFAHCLPYFKRLENALGTEKDDPYRGHDGPIKLEKGPATNPLFQAFFNAAVEAGHSRTADVNGFRQEGFGPFDKHVYKGRRMSASRAYLHPAMKRRNLTVKTRAFVQHIDIDGDTARGLTYKRNGKEHYVKAGEVILSGGAINTPQLLQISGVGDPEHLRSVGVTPKVNLPGVGENLQDHLEVYVQHSCPLPVSEQPNLNKARMPLIGLQWLLGRKGPAATNHFEGGGFARSNDDVDYPNLMYHFLPVAVRYDGQKAAVDHGFQVHIGPMYSDARGSLKIQSNDPKAHPSMVYNYLSTEQDRREWVEAVRVTREIMAQPAMKPYNGGEISPGSSVQTEEEILDWVAEDAETALHPSCTAKMGPASDPMAVVDPKTMKVHGLDNLRVVDASAMPYVTNGNIHAPVLMLAEKAADIIRGQKPLEPEHLEYYQHGVHPADAGTVKD, encoded by the coding sequence ATGAGTGAAGCATACGATATTGTTGTAATTGGCGCCGGAAGTGCGGGATCGATCTTGGGCGACCGGCTGAGTGAAGACGGAAAGAAAAGTGTACTTGTATTGGAAGCGGGACGCAAAGACTATGCGTGGGACTTGTTGATTCAAATGCCTGCAGCGCTGCCGTTCCCTGCAGGGAAATCTCTCTATGACTGGAAATATGAGTCCGATCCTGAGCCTTACATGAATGGCCGCCGGATTAAGCATGCCCGCGGCAAAGTCCTTGGTGGTTCAAGCTCAATCAACGGCATGATTTATCAGCGGGGCAACCCGAAGGACTATGAGCGCTGGGGTGCTGACGAAGGCATGGACACGTGGAATTTCGCTCACTGCCTTCCTTACTTCAAACGTCTGGAGAACGCGCTCGGAACGGAAAAAGATGATCCCTACCGCGGCCATGATGGTCCCATAAAATTGGAGAAAGGTCCGGCGACGAATCCGCTGTTCCAAGCTTTCTTCAACGCAGCTGTCGAAGCGGGTCATTCCCGTACGGCTGATGTAAACGGTTTTCGTCAGGAAGGTTTTGGGCCGTTCGATAAGCACGTCTACAAAGGCCGCCGCATGTCCGCATCACGAGCATACTTGCACCCGGCGATGAAGCGCAGGAATCTTACGGTAAAAACGCGTGCATTCGTACAGCATATCGATATCGATGGCGATACAGCCCGTGGTTTGACGTATAAACGAAACGGAAAAGAGCACTACGTAAAAGCAGGAGAAGTCATCCTTTCCGGAGGTGCGATCAACACGCCGCAGCTTCTTCAAATTTCCGGAGTCGGTGATCCAGAACATCTTCGTTCAGTAGGCGTTACGCCGAAAGTAAACCTTCCTGGTGTAGGTGAAAACCTTCAGGACCACCTTGAAGTTTACGTTCAGCATTCCTGTCCGCTGCCAGTATCTGAGCAGCCGAACCTAAACAAAGCGCGGATGCCGTTGATTGGATTGCAGTGGTTACTAGGTCGGAAAGGGCCAGCGGCTACGAATCACTTTGAAGGCGGCGGTTTCGCCCGTTCGAACGACGATGTCGACTATCCGAACCTGATGTATCACTTCCTGCCGGTAGCTGTGCGCTACGACGGACAGAAAGCAGCAGTCGATCACGGGTTCCAGGTTCACATCGGACCGATGTACTCTGATGCCCGCGGCTCGTTAAAAATTCAATCGAATGATCCAAAAGCCCATCCAAGCATGGTGTACAACTACCTTTCAACGGAACAGGACAGACGCGAATGGGTTGAAGCTGTACGCGTGACTCGTGAAATCATGGCCCAGCCGGCGATGAAGCCTTATAATGGTGGAGAAATTTCACCGGGATCCTCCGTTCAGACCGAAGAGGAGATCCTCGACTGGGTTGCCGAAGATGCGGAAACCGCCCTTCACCCAAGCTGTACAGCAAAAATGGGACCGGCATCCGATCCAATGGCAGTCGTAGATCCGAAGACGATGAAAGTTCATGGTCTAGACAACCTGCGCGTTGTTGACGCTTCGGCTATGCCTTACGTTACAAACGGAAACATCCACGCTCCGGTACTCATGCTTGCAGAAAAAGCTGCGGACATCATTCGTGGTCAAAAACCGCTTGAACCTGAGCACCTTGAATATTACCAGCACGGAGTTCATCCAGCTGATGCCGGCACTGTAAAAGACTGA
- the betB gene encoding betaine-aldehyde dehydrogenase — protein MKQMFINGAWVDAQSGNSREIINPYNQEVVATVAEGDAEDAKLAIAAAREAFDNGEWKDTPGAERGQKVLRIAELIERDKEELAELETLDTGKTMEESRADMEDIAGVFRYFAGLADKDGGEVIESPIPDSQSKVVREPVGVCGQITPWNYPLLQATWKIAPALAAGNTIVIKPSEITPLTTVKVTELMEETGFPEGVVNLVLGTGATVGNELAESEKVDLISFTGGIETGKKIMQTASGNVKKIALELGGKNPNVVFADADFETAVDQALNAVFFHAGQVCSAGARLIIEDSIHDRFVEELKERAKRIKLGDGFKEDTQSGPLITAEHRDKVEKYVEIGKQEGAKLLVGGARPEDPELQDGFFYLPTIFTECTSDMRVVQEEVFGPVLTVERFQTEEEAVNLANDSIYGLAGAVFTTDIDKAERAAASMRMGTVWINDFHPYFAQAPWGGYKQSGIGRELGKPGLEEYTETKHIFRNVKPEPIHWFK, from the coding sequence ATGAAACAAATGTTTATTAATGGAGCATGGGTAGACGCCCAATCCGGAAACTCAAGAGAGATCATCAATCCGTACAACCAGGAAGTTGTTGCGACTGTGGCTGAAGGGGATGCCGAAGATGCGAAGCTCGCCATCGCTGCAGCAAGAGAAGCTTTTGACAACGGCGAGTGGAAAGACACCCCGGGAGCGGAGCGCGGACAGAAAGTTCTCCGCATTGCAGAGCTGATTGAACGGGATAAAGAAGAACTTGCCGAACTCGAAACGCTCGATACAGGAAAAACAATGGAAGAGAGCCGCGCGGACATGGAAGATATCGCAGGAGTATTCCGCTACTTTGCAGGTCTTGCGGATAAAGATGGCGGCGAAGTGATTGAATCACCGATCCCGGACAGTCAAAGTAAAGTCGTTCGCGAACCGGTCGGTGTGTGCGGTCAAATCACACCTTGGAACTATCCGCTGCTTCAAGCAACATGGAAAATCGCGCCGGCATTGGCGGCAGGAAACACGATCGTTATTAAGCCTAGTGAAATCACTCCACTAACGACTGTTAAAGTTACAGAATTAATGGAAGAAACAGGGTTCCCTGAAGGAGTTGTCAATCTCGTGCTAGGAACGGGTGCAACCGTAGGCAACGAACTGGCAGAGAGTGAGAAGGTCGATCTAATTTCTTTCACTGGCGGGATTGAAACCGGAAAGAAAATTATGCAGACAGCGAGCGGAAACGTGAAGAAAATTGCGCTCGAACTTGGCGGGAAGAATCCGAACGTCGTATTCGCTGATGCGGATTTCGAAACAGCTGTCGACCAGGCGCTGAACGCCGTCTTTTTCCATGCCGGGCAGGTTTGTTCTGCAGGAGCGAGACTGATCATTGAAGATTCCATCCACGACCGTTTTGTGGAAGAACTCAAGGAGCGTGCGAAGCGGATTAAACTAGGGGACGGATTCAAAGAAGATACCCAGTCCGGACCGCTTATCACTGCTGAGCATCGTGACAAAGTCGAAAAGTATGTAGAAATCGGGAAGCAGGAAGGTGCGAAGCTGCTTGTCGGAGGAGCACGCCCGGAAGATCCAGAGCTTCAGGACGGCTTTTTCTACCTGCCGACGATTTTTACAGAATGCACGTCTGATATGAGAGTCGTACAGGAGGAAGTGTTCGGCCCGGTGCTAACCGTCGAGCGTTTCCAGACAGAAGAAGAAGCAGTGAATCTGGCAAATGATTCGATTTACGGACTTGCCGGTGCGGTGTTCACGACTGATATCGATAAAGCGGAACGTGCGGCAGCTAGTATGCGCATGGGTACTGTTTGGATCAATGATTTCCACCCTTACTTTGCACAGGCACCTTGGGGCGGATACAAACAATCCGGGATCGGTCGTGAGCTCGGCAAACCTGGACTAGAAGAATATACAGAAACGAAGCACATTTTCCGTAACGTGAAGCCTGAACCGATCCACTGGTTCAAGTAA
- a CDS encoding DUF4386 domain-containing protein yields the protein MKARRTTHQTMQQKAAIFSGIALLVMTLAAFFAQGYVHSSLVVEGDAVTTLKNIQASQSLFRLEVLGWMIIVIADVVVAWGFYVFLKPFHRSYALLAGGLRLLYTAILAIAVAQLFTAARIGQQSVSGISSDTSALQAMSSLTAFEAIWSLGLIIFGLHLISVGLVTMNTKKIPKVISILVILAGISYSLIHFMYNFVPQMESFTGLLELILMAPMLIGELGFGIWLLVKGRKLTMDYY from the coding sequence ATGAAAGCAAGGAGAACAACTCACCAAACCATGCAGCAGAAAGCAGCAATCTTTTCTGGGATCGCATTACTGGTCATGACATTGGCGGCTTTTTTTGCCCAAGGCTATGTTCACAGTTCATTGGTCGTTGAGGGAGATGCGGTAACTACATTAAAAAACATCCAAGCATCTCAATCGTTGTTTCGTCTTGAGGTACTTGGATGGATGATCATTGTCATTGCGGATGTAGTAGTAGCCTGGGGTTTTTATGTGTTCTTGAAGCCGTTTCATCGTAGTTACGCCTTATTAGCCGGTGGGCTTCGATTACTTTACACAGCAATTCTGGCGATTGCGGTGGCACAGCTTTTTACAGCCGCTCGTATTGGTCAACAATCAGTGTCAGGAATATCGTCGGATACTTCAGCCCTGCAGGCTATGAGTTCACTCACAGCTTTTGAAGCCATCTGGTCATTAGGATTAATCATTTTTGGGCTTCATCTTATCTCCGTTGGCTTGGTAACAATGAATACAAAAAAGATCCCAAAAGTCATCAGCATTCTAGTCATTTTAGCGGGCATCAGCTACTCGCTGATTCATTTCATGTACAATTTCGTGCCACAGATGGAAAGTTTTACAGGTCTGCTGGAATTAATTCTTATGGCTCCCATGTTGATAGGTGAATTAGGCTTTGGTATATGGTTATTGGTGAAAGGAAGGAAATTGACTATGGACTACTACTAA
- the cudC gene encoding choline uptake/conversion transcriptional regulator CudC produces MEKKSEELIEEAEGAVVNSIAETMDLYGITPSTGRLFARMYFKHQPMTLDDMKDDLGMSKPSMSIAVRNLQEISIVKKVWQKSSRKDSFIAEKNFFKYFSHFYGNKWEREAKLNLSAIDYAEGILQQVMDDEEADEETIERAKVDYEQLEDYRKYCKWLERLVDSIESGEIFDFLPVEEAASEKK; encoded by the coding sequence TTGGAAAAAAAGTCAGAAGAACTGATTGAAGAGGCGGAAGGAGCCGTCGTCAATTCGATTGCCGAAACGATGGACTTGTATGGAATCACTCCTTCAACAGGACGATTATTCGCAAGGATGTACTTCAAGCATCAGCCAATGACGCTCGATGACATGAAAGATGATCTTGGAATGAGTAAACCGAGCATGAGTATTGCTGTGCGGAATCTTCAGGAGATCAGCATTGTCAAAAAAGTGTGGCAGAAAAGCTCGCGCAAGGATTCCTTTATAGCGGAGAAGAACTTTTTTAAATATTTCTCTCACTTTTATGGAAACAAGTGGGAGCGGGAAGCCAAGCTGAACCTCTCTGCGATTGATTATGCAGAAGGGATTCTTCAGCAGGTGATGGACGACGAGGAAGCAGATGAAGAGACGATAGAAAGAGCGAAGGTTGATTATGAACAGCTTGAAGACTACCGGAAATACTGCAAGTGGCTCGAGCGGCTGGTCGATTCCATCGAGTCAGGAGAAATTTTCGACTTTTTGCCAGTGGAAGAAGCAGCTTCGGAGAAAAAGTAA